A single genomic interval of Streptomyces graminofaciens harbors:
- a CDS encoding helix-turn-helix domain-containing protein gives MLETIGIDRSTHDVYRALLLHPSWTLEDIARDTGLTDPEVRSALDRLTQLSLLHEAADHQFVPVSPEVGLSPLLLRREAELDEQRARLSQERAALATLATEYATLATHRTDSGVERLEGLDAVRVRLMELAHRASVEVRTFVPGGALSAAALEAGRPLDEQNLARGVRMKTVYLDSVRNDTPTVEYATWLASVGGETRTVPTLPMRMILCDHTAAVIPIDADDSRQGALLIRYPSMVRVLEELFDLVWESAVPLGTTPQELADDVPTDREAALLKMLAAGLTDEGIARKMGVSLRTVRRNTADLQKRLGVQSRFQAGAEAVRRGWL, from the coding sequence GTGCTGGAAACCATCGGCATCGACAGATCGACCCACGACGTCTATCGAGCCCTGCTGCTGCACCCCTCCTGGACCCTGGAGGACATCGCCCGGGACACCGGCCTCACCGACCCCGAGGTCCGCTCCGCGCTCGACCGGCTGACCCAGCTGTCCCTGCTGCACGAGGCCGCCGACCACCAGTTCGTGCCCGTGAGCCCCGAAGTCGGCCTCTCCCCCCTGCTGTTGCGCCGGGAGGCCGAACTCGACGAGCAGCGGGCCCGGTTGTCCCAGGAGCGCGCCGCGCTCGCCACCCTCGCCACCGAGTACGCGACCCTCGCCACCCACCGCACCGACAGCGGAGTGGAACGGCTCGAAGGTCTCGACGCGGTACGGGTCCGGCTGATGGAGCTGGCGCACCGGGCCAGCGTCGAGGTGCGCACCTTCGTGCCCGGGGGCGCGCTCAGCGCCGCCGCCCTGGAGGCGGGCCGGCCGCTGGACGAGCAGAACCTCGCGCGCGGCGTCCGCATGAAGACGGTGTACCTGGACAGCGTCCGCAACGACACCCCGACCGTCGAGTACGCCACCTGGCTCGCCTCGGTCGGCGGCGAGACCCGTACGGTCCCCACACTGCCGATGCGGATGATCCTGTGCGACCACACCGCCGCCGTGATCCCCATAGACGCCGACGACAGCAGACAGGGTGCGCTGCTGATCCGGTACCCCAGCATGGTGCGGGTGCTCGAGGAGCTGTTCGACCTGGTGTGGGAGAGCGCCGTACCGCTCGGCACGACTCCGCAGGAGCTCGCCGACGACGTGCCGACCGACCGGGAGGCGGCCCTGCTCAAGATGCTGGCCGCGGGCCTCACCGACGAGGGCATCGCCCGCAAGATGGGCGTCTCCCTGCGCACGGTCCGCCGCAACACCGCCGACCTCCAGAAGCGACTGGGGGTGCAGAGCCGCTTCCAGGCGGGGGCGGAGGCGGTTCGGCGAGGGTGGTTGTGA
- a CDS encoding S8 family serine peptidase, whose product MTLTPQRAPRTGARRVARIAVAAGLVAALSAAGQLPVAFAADDPAAPANPAADAPVKSAGDKLGSDDAQLLNEAQADGDKNVTFMVATKPGQTETVAKQLDELAGGLVGKTDDKLGYVRATVPTAKAEKALAAAQKLSSVQAIDLKQEIPLDDPEPTGIATSPTSKSSGSAAGAGYAAPDKKTPATNPYNPSFETGAVSFVEDHPKYDGRGVTIGILDSGVDLGHPALQKTTTGERKIVDWVTATDPVADRDGTWLRMTASVTGPDFTAGGRTWKAPAGSYKLQLFAESATNGGDMAGDLNRDGDKTDVWGVLYDPAAGTVRVDLDNDGDFTDNEALKPYKDNFQIGYFGTDDPATAVSERIPFVVEIRKDVVYNAAGAKADYVNIGVVESRHGSHVAGITAANSLFGGKMNGAAPGAKLVSSRACTWTGGCTNVALTEGMIDLVTKRGVDIVNMSIGGLPPLNDGNNARAQLYTRLIDQYGVQLVISAGNEGPGTNTIGDPGLADKVISVGASISKETWAANYGSVVEKKYAMLPFSSAGPREDGGFTPTLTAPGAAINTIQTWSPGAPIAEAGYSLPPGYAMLQGTSMSSPQAAGAAALLISAAKQKKIELSPLTLRTALVSTAREIKGVPAHVQGAGLMRIVQAWDAIKDGATAHDYTVRAPVDTALDQALKDPGFGTGLYDREGGLKTGQSRTYDITVTRTDGPDRAIEHELEWRNNDGTFRLVGDDEIALPLNKPVTVKVRAKAKTAGVHSAILELDDERTEGVDKQILSTVVVSHPLASPAYSFSASGSVQRNSSTSYFVTVPEGAKTLEVALGGLKGESQTRFISIHPQGVAVEDSATIYCYPHYSNPSDPNTCRPDLRTYTDPMPGVWEIEVESRRTSPELNNPYKLDVSVLGTVFEPAVATIPEAKIGTPATAEWTVKNDFAALEGKLEGGSLGSAKLATPTIAHQATQETTVVVPEGAERFDVSIGGVSDKGADLDLYVLKDGVVVGQAADGDSEEAVSIDKPAAGTYTVRVEGYSVPAGTTTYAYKDVYYSAALGSLSVDTAKTVSIASGASAKISGDVTAKTAGPEGRQFFGEIKLINARGTAAGVGTVVIEKTTE is encoded by the coding sequence ATGACCCTCACCCCCCAGCGCGCCCCCCGTACGGGCGCGAGACGCGTGGCCCGCATAGCCGTGGCCGCGGGCCTGGTCGCCGCGCTCTCCGCGGCCGGTCAGCTGCCCGTGGCCTTCGCCGCGGACGACCCTGCGGCGCCCGCGAACCCCGCGGCCGACGCGCCCGTGAAGTCCGCCGGCGACAAGCTCGGCTCGGACGACGCGCAGTTGCTCAACGAGGCCCAGGCCGACGGCGACAAGAACGTCACCTTCATGGTGGCGACCAAGCCCGGCCAGACCGAGACGGTCGCGAAGCAGCTCGACGAGCTGGCCGGCGGACTGGTCGGCAAGACCGACGACAAGCTCGGCTACGTGCGGGCCACGGTTCCCACGGCCAAGGCCGAGAAGGCCCTCGCCGCCGCCCAGAAGCTCTCCTCCGTCCAGGCGATCGACCTCAAGCAGGAGATCCCGCTCGACGACCCGGAGCCGACCGGCATCGCCACGAGCCCGACGTCCAAGTCCAGCGGTTCCGCCGCCGGGGCCGGTTACGCGGCGCCCGACAAGAAGACCCCCGCCACCAACCCGTACAACCCGTCCTTCGAGACGGGCGCGGTGTCCTTCGTCGAGGACCACCCGAAGTACGACGGCCGTGGTGTGACCATCGGCATCCTGGACTCCGGTGTCGACCTCGGGCACCCGGCGCTGCAGAAGACCACCACCGGCGAGCGCAAGATCGTCGACTGGGTCACGGCAACCGACCCGGTCGCCGACCGCGACGGCACCTGGCTGCGGATGACCGCCTCGGTGACCGGCCCCGACTTCACCGCCGGGGGCCGCACCTGGAAGGCGCCCGCGGGCTCGTACAAGCTCCAGTTGTTCGCCGAGTCGGCCACCAACGGCGGCGACATGGCCGGTGACCTCAACCGGGACGGCGACAAGACCGACGTCTGGGGCGTGCTCTACGACCCGGCTGCCGGGACGGTCCGCGTCGACCTCGACAACGACGGCGACTTCACGGACAACGAGGCGCTGAAGCCGTACAAGGACAACTTCCAGATCGGCTACTTCGGCACGGACGACCCGGCCACCGCGGTCTCCGAGCGCATCCCGTTCGTCGTCGAGATCCGCAAGGACGTCGTCTACAACGCGGCCGGCGCCAAGGCCGACTACGTCAACATCGGTGTCGTCGAGAGCCGCCACGGCAGCCACGTCGCCGGTATCACCGCGGCCAACAGCCTGTTCGGCGGCAAGATGAACGGCGCCGCCCCCGGCGCCAAGCTCGTCTCGTCCCGCGCCTGCACCTGGACCGGCGGCTGCACCAACGTCGCGCTCACCGAGGGCATGATCGACCTCGTCACCAAGCGCGGTGTGGACATCGTCAACATGTCCATCGGCGGTCTGCCCCCGCTGAACGACGGCAACAACGCCCGCGCGCAGCTCTACACGCGCCTCATCGACCAGTACGGCGTCCAGCTGGTGATCTCCGCGGGCAACGAGGGCCCCGGCACGAACACCATCGGCGACCCCGGGCTCGCCGACAAGGTGATCAGCGTCGGCGCCTCCATCTCCAAGGAGACCTGGGCCGCCAACTACGGCTCGGTCGTGGAGAAGAAGTACGCGATGCTGCCCTTCTCCTCCGCGGGCCCGCGTGAGGACGGCGGCTTCACGCCGACGCTGACCGCGCCCGGCGCCGCGATCAACACCATCCAGACCTGGTCGCCCGGCGCCCCGATCGCCGAGGCCGGCTACAGCCTCCCGCCGGGCTACGCCATGCTGCAGGGCACCTCGATGTCCTCGCCGCAGGCGGCGGGCGCGGCGGCGCTGCTGATCTCCGCCGCCAAGCAGAAGAAGATCGAGCTGTCGCCGCTGACCCTGCGCACCGCGCTGGTGAGCACCGCCCGCGAGATCAAGGGTGTCCCGGCGCACGTCCAGGGTGCCGGTCTGATGCGCATCGTGCAGGCCTGGGACGCCATCAAGGACGGCGCCACCGCCCACGACTACACGGTCAGGGCCCCGGTCGACACCGCGCTCGACCAGGCCCTGAAGGACCCGGGCTTCGGCACCGGCCTCTACGACCGCGAGGGCGGCCTGAAGACCGGCCAGAGCAGGACGTACGACATCACGGTCACCCGTACCGACGGGCCCGACCGCGCCATCGAGCACGAGCTCGAGTGGCGCAACAACGACGGCACCTTCCGGCTCGTCGGTGACGACGAGATCGCGCTGCCGCTGAACAAGCCCGTCACCGTCAAGGTCCGCGCGAAGGCGAAGACCGCCGGGGTGCACAGCGCCATCCTGGAGCTCGACGACGAGCGCACCGAGGGCGTCGACAAGCAGATCCTCAGCACGGTCGTGGTCTCGCACCCGCTGGCCTCACCGGCGTACTCCTTCTCCGCCTCCGGCTCGGTGCAGCGCAACAGCAGCACGTCGTACTTCGTGACCGTGCCCGAGGGCGCCAAGACCCTGGAGGTCGCGCTCGGCGGTCTGAAGGGCGAGAGCCAGACGCGGTTCATCTCGATCCACCCGCAGGGCGTGGCCGTCGAGGACAGCGCGACGATCTACTGCTACCCGCACTACTCGAACCCGAGCGACCCCAACACGTGCCGTCCCGACCTGCGGACGTACACCGACCCGATGCCGGGTGTCTGGGAGATCGAGGTCGAGTCGCGGCGTACGTCGCCGGAGCTGAACAACCCGTACAAGCTGGACGTCTCCGTGCTCGGCACGGTCTTCGAGCCGGCCGTCGCCACGATCCCCGAGGCGAAGATCGGTACGCCGGCCACCGCCGAGTGGACCGTGAAGAACGACTTCGCGGCGCTCGAGGGCAAGCTGGAGGGCGGCTCGCTGGGCTCCGCGAAGCTCGCGACGCCGACCATCGCCCACCAGGCCACTCAGGAGACCACGGTCGTCGTGCCGGAGGGCGCCGAGCGCTTCGACGTCTCCATCGGCGGTGTCTCCGACAAGGGCGCGGACCTCGACCTGTACGTCCTGAAGGACGGCGTGGTCGTCGGTCAGGCCGCCGACGGCGACTCGGAGGAGGCGGTCAGCATCGACAAGCCGGCCGCCGGTACGTACACCGTGCGGGTCGAGGGCTACAGCGTCCCGGCCGGGACGACGACGTACGCCTACAAGGACGTCTACTACTCCGCCGCGCTGGGCTCGCTGAGCGTCGACACCGCCAAGACGGTGTCCATCGCCAGCGGCGCCTCCGCGAAGATCTCCGGCGACGTCACGGCGAAGACCGCGGGCCCCGAAGGCCGGCAGTTCTTCGGCGAGATCAAGCTGATCAACGCGCGGGGCACGGCGGCCGGAGTCGGGACGGTCGTGATCGAGAAGACCACCGAGTAA
- a CDS encoding NUDIX hydrolase has protein sequence MREELRVAAYAVCVRDGQMLLARWVSRDGEKKWTLPGGGMDHGEDPYDTVIREAAEETGYEVEPTALLGIDSIKREYPRRLGTRADFHGLRIIYEATITGGELRHETNGSTDMAAWHALEDVPTLERVGLVDVGLTLWRERPSNGHYPMSVDW, from the coding sequence ATGCGCGAGGAGTTGAGAGTGGCGGCCTACGCCGTGTGTGTACGCGACGGGCAGATGCTGCTGGCCCGCTGGGTCTCCCGGGACGGCGAGAAGAAGTGGACCCTGCCCGGCGGCGGCATGGACCACGGGGAGGACCCCTACGACACGGTGATCCGCGAGGCCGCCGAGGAGACGGGCTACGAGGTCGAGCCGACGGCCCTCCTGGGCATCGACTCCATCAAACGCGAGTACCCACGCCGCCTGGGAACCCGCGCCGACTTCCACGGCCTGCGGATCATCTACGAGGCGACGATCACCGGAGGAGAACTCCGCCACGAGACGAACGGCTCGACGGACATGGCGGCGTGGCACGCGCTGGAGGACGTACCGACCTTGGAGCGGGTGGGCTTGGTGGACGTGGGCCTCACGCTGTGGCGGGAACGCCCGTCGAACGGCCACTACCCGATGTCGGTGGACTGGTAG
- a CDS encoding TIGR03767 family metallophosphoesterase produces MPRIRSVAAAATNPDRRAFLAATGAVGLSAGVGLALRPEADAHAAAASASDDRAAAVALTNREAPAAPLKPYTRGTTLASVAAPRGGSGYRRLGDGPAWKRVVRGDLAAAKAGREKRRTALASFVQFTDLHIVDVQHPLRYEYLRAQTASAWRPQEALSVAGAVSLVERVNALRGAPVTGTPLHFVMTTGDNTDNNSKTELDWFLKVMSGGRVTPNSGDPRRYEGVQNSGLKLYWQPDAALRDADKQRGFPRLDGFLAAAIREVNSPGLKLPWYSTVGNHDALPGGCYAPGDSFFADFATGGRKLMTLDERTGKAIWDNVRSGGDPKGADWKAMLKAQAKKMRSVTPDENRAPFTPLEYLKAHLDPAHTGPGPVGHGYSQANVDNRTQYYVFRIADDVIGISLDTTDPGGHYEGSLGAAQLKWLDRTLKENAKNGSYAIVFSHHTSKTMRNLRKDPARPGEARHGGKEVLDLLGRHRNVLAWVNGHSHRNRITPHAYGDGGSFWEISTASHIDFPQLARVIELVDNKDGTISLFTTLIESAAPHATDFADLSQTGLAALYRELSFNAPGSRTDLTGTSGDRNTELVLRKG; encoded by the coding sequence ATGCCGCGCATACGCTCAGTCGCTGCCGCCGCCACCAACCCTGACCGCCGGGCCTTCCTGGCCGCCACCGGAGCGGTGGGCCTCTCGGCCGGCGTGGGCCTCGCCCTGCGCCCGGAGGCCGACGCCCACGCCGCCGCTGCCTCCGCTTCGGACGACCGCGCGGCCGCCGTCGCCCTCACCAACCGCGAGGCCCCGGCCGCCCCCCTCAAGCCGTACACACGAGGCACGACCCTCGCCTCGGTCGCCGCGCCGCGCGGCGGCTCCGGCTACCGCCGCCTCGGCGACGGCCCCGCCTGGAAGCGGGTCGTGCGCGGCGACCTGGCCGCCGCCAAGGCGGGACGGGAGAAGCGCCGTACGGCCCTCGCGTCGTTCGTGCAGTTCACGGATCTGCACATCGTGGACGTCCAGCACCCCCTGCGCTACGAGTATCTGCGCGCCCAGACCGCCAGCGCCTGGCGCCCGCAGGAGGCCCTGTCGGTGGCCGGCGCGGTGTCCCTGGTCGAACGGGTGAACGCCCTGCGCGGAGCCCCCGTCACCGGCACCCCGCTGCACTTCGTGATGACGACCGGCGACAACACCGACAACAACTCCAAGACGGAACTGGACTGGTTCCTCAAGGTGATGAGCGGTGGCCGCGTCACCCCCAACTCCGGTGACCCGCGCCGCTACGAGGGCGTCCAGAACAGCGGTCTGAAGCTCTACTGGCAGCCCGACGCGGCCCTGCGCGACGCCGATAAGCAGCGCGGCTTCCCCCGCCTCGACGGCTTCCTCGCGGCGGCGATCCGCGAGGTGAACAGCCCCGGTCTGAAGCTCCCCTGGTACTCCACGGTCGGCAACCACGACGCCCTCCCCGGCGGCTGCTACGCCCCCGGCGACTCCTTCTTCGCCGACTTCGCGACCGGCGGCAGGAAGCTGATGACCCTGGACGAGCGGACCGGCAAGGCCATCTGGGACAACGTCAGGAGCGGCGGCGATCCCAAGGGCGCCGACTGGAAGGCGATGCTGAAGGCCCAGGCTAAGAAGATGCGCTCGGTGACCCCGGACGAGAACCGGGCCCCGTTCACCCCGCTGGAGTACCTGAAGGCCCACCTGGACCCGGCCCACACGGGCCCCGGCCCGGTCGGCCACGGCTACTCGCAGGCGAACGTCGACAACCGCACCCAGTACTACGTCTTCCGCATAGCCGACGACGTCATAGGCATCAGCCTCGACACCACGGACCCCGGCGGCCACTACGAGGGCTCACTCGGCGCGGCACAGCTGAAGTGGCTGGACCGGACGCTGAAGGAGAACGCCAAGAACGGCTCGTACGCCATCGTCTTCAGCCACCACACCAGCAAGACGATGCGGAACCTGAGAAAGGACCCGGCGCGCCCGGGCGAGGCGCGTCACGGCGGCAAGGAGGTGCTGGATCTGCTCGGACGGCACCGCAATGTTCTGGCCTGGGTGAACGGCCACAGCCACCGCAACCGCATCACCCCTCACGCGTACGGCGACGGCGGCTCCTTCTGGGAGATCTCGACGGCCTCGCACATCGACTTCCCCCAGCTCGCCCGGGTGATCGAGCTGGTGGACAACAAGGACGGCACGATCTCCCTGTTCACCACCCTGATCGAGTCGGCCGCCCCGCACGCCACGGACTTCGCGGACCTCTCCCAGACAGGCCTGGCGGCCCTCTACCGCGAGCTGTCCTTCAACGCGCCGGGTTCGCGCACGGACCTCACGGGCACCTCCGGGGACCGCAACACGGAACTGGTCCTGAGAAAGGGCTGA